In Euphorbia lathyris chromosome 2, ddEupLath1.1, whole genome shotgun sequence, the sequence GTTAAcaccaaaaaaaatagaagtCATAGTTACACAATATTTGCCCTTTGTTGTGATTGCAACAATGTGAAGAAGTGAAAAAATACTAGGAAAATATTGGAACAATTGATTGTCATGGTTTCATGAAAAATTACAAGTACTGGCACGGTAAGCAACTAGTATATGGGTGACAATGCATGAAAGCATACTACTATACTTACTAGAccggatgatgatgatgatgatcatgtaATTAAGAACCATTATATTAACATTTTGGATCAGTGCACAGCCTCCATCAAACAAATGCTACAGCCAATTCACTATATCTAACGAACCATCAAGCTATTGCTAGCCAGCAAATGTAGGACAATAACAATTTCGGTGGCAGTAACCCAACCCATGTCCAAGCTGGATGTGTCTATGGTTCTATTCTATCATTATTCATCTTCCTAGACTCCCAAAATATTAATGCGAATCCACCAAGAAACACAATAAAATATTGAATGTCGCACTCAATCATACTTATAATATTGTGATATCTATCCACTATGAAAATATGTATCCAAAAAGACAATGTTaagattatattttatgcataGACAGAAGAACTGAAGTCATTAAGGTATGCAGCACACAAGACAAATAAGATTGTTAATCATCATCCTTGTATGGGTACTCTTCTGGAACTTGTTTTACGAGTTTCACCTGCAACTCAAATGCATCATCACCTCGAAGCATATCGCGGACCCATGTTACATCAGTCTTCATTGATACCTATCCCAAAATACAATATGTTCACTACCACGCTAAAAGAATTGGATGATAACATTAATACTCTTCCCTTTTAGAGTAACAAGAAGGTAAATCTATGCACAATCACTGTTTTTTCGTCAATTATTTTATATCTCTCACAGTAAAGTTGGCCTAGACTCAAGCTCAAAAGGACCCTCAAAAGGAGAAAAGCCTCAAACGAATGTTTTTGCCCTACAAAGAAATCAAGACCGAGACTTTTGCTTAAGAGGAAGAAACTCCTAACTACACTTACAAACAGCTTATTGGTTACGCGAAAACATTACCAGCACAAGATCAAGTCGGCTAACCATATAACAGTTATATTATCTTCCCCTTTAACAAGGTTAACTTACTGTCTGTTATATACAGCAGTATGCTCTTCAATAAAgggacaatatatatatatatatatatattgagtttCCACATAAATCTTGTTTTGCAATTACAGAAATTTGACCGAGCTGATATTTTTAGCGTCAAGTGATGCACGACGGAGATATTTATATTACTCAAAAAAACCTTAAGCACACCTTTACTGGACAAAAGACAACTACGAACAAGGCgtgcacaattttttttttactgttatATAGCCAAATTGCaccaataataaaaaagagtatAACTGGAGATGAAAGTGGGAGGAAGCTGGAAATGATAATGCTATATATTAGAAGAGAGATACTCACCATCTCTAGTGCCCCTCTAATGACTCCACTTAAAACATTGCAGTAGTATAGCCCTTGGCATGTGTCAGGAAGCTCTACAAATTCCACCAAGGGATTGTCCTCCAAAATAATGCTGCAGCATGTCCCTTCGGCATCCCAATTGGTCACAGATGCACTcaccccgaggaacattttgaaACCCACCTGAATAACATCGATTTGCTATAAGTTTCATTCCATTCACAAAGAAGAAATCGAATTTTGAAACTACAAACATAAAACCAATTAATTGAATATGCATATGCTTTTCCTCACAAATTCAGGCGTTCTTTGACCACTGATTTCTTAATTGAATATTGCGAGATTAGTCATAAGCTACCACTCACTACACGTATTAGTTTAGCTTGAACAACAAATTTGCAAGATAGTAGCTATCAAGTTCAAACATCGAAAGCAAACAAACACTTCTCAATCCAGCAATGCAAagataaaacataataatatgACAAAAGAGTGTTCAGAATGCAAATTATGCAACCACATAAGAGGAATCCATATAAGGTTAACATTTGTGATATGCCAAACATAGTGTGTTCTGTGCTGCTGTCTATCCACCACTACAATGCTTGCTTTTCCTTCTCTGATTTCCAAGAAATAATATGCAAGATCTTTCGTAATGCCTTTTCACTCGCAtttcaatttaaataatttGAATCTCTTCCCCTTCAGTTGACAACACAAATCACCTTCCATACGATATGTATATGTAGAATCAGCAGCCAGTTAAACACCACCATCATGGATACAGAGAGTTAAATTTACATCAGGAAGGTCTAGAACAACAATGCATATGCAGATTAATGATCTGATGAAGAAAGTAAGAGCATATGACACTGTTCTTCAGAATTGGATAAACTGGCAAGGTTCATATATTCTTGTGCTTTAAACGAAGTTTCAATCATTTCTTATTCTTGTAGTAATTCTTGTAGTAACTCAAATTCTTAGATTAGATACACCCTGTTGGAATGAAGGAGCTCAAAACATAGAATTCTTATAAATTTAATTCCTTGAACACCTTAAAACTAGTTTGAGACATGAATACTATTTTTCCAGATTATATAGAATACTtgatttaaaattcaataatgattaaaaagaaacaaaaatctaatcaattgaaataaaatatctgATTCTTGTTCAGAACCAACATTGAGAAGAAAAAGTAATGAAAAAATCTTATGAGATACATAATGAAAGGCTTCAATAAGGATATTgtaaattttctttttaaaaacaTGGAATTTATTTAAGTTCCACCTATTTAGATAGGATCTAGTTAGAGCACATTCAATTCCATGAGGAATTGAGtttctaaatttattttctttcattctaaGCATGAAAAATTGATTGCCAAAAAATTTGAGGAATTCATTCATGGAAAGTGTAAATTATTGGTTTGCATAATCCACATAAACTcatgaaatttgaaaaaacaagaGAGATAAGATTTCAAAGGATGACAATATTCTGTTTATCAAATAGAGAAAGAAAATATATCCAAGACAAATTTTCTTAACAGTTCATGAGTTGTATAATTTGTGGATTCAAAGAGTATAGTTAACAAACAGAAATTGACTCAAAACAACCAAAAGGAAATTAAGCCCAAACATTCTATCAGTAGATATTGAACAACATCGTGCACAGACCTTTGCAATTACTTCACATGTCTCCTTAAAGTCTACACATCTAGTGACATTAGATTTCGCTAGAAACTCGTCGACCAGTCGAATTCCAATGTTGT encodes:
- the LOC136219002 gene encoding uncharacterized protein; the protein is MPAAGPRSGDAIFASVERVNAELFTLTYGAIVRQLLTDLEEVEEVNKQLDQMGYNIGIRLVDEFLAKSNVTRCVDFKETCEVIAKVGFKMFLGVSASVTNWDAEGTCCSIILEDNPLVEFVELPDTCQGLYYCNVLSGVIRGALEMVSMKTDVTWVRDMLRGDDAFELQVKLVKQVPEEYPYKDDD